The genomic region AGGCGGCAAGAGCGGCCGCCATGGCAGTTGCAACCCCTATCTCTCCCTGGCAGCCCACCTCGGCACCTGCAAGACTGGCGTTCTGCTTGCAGATAAAACCTATGAGAGCCGCCGCCAGCATGGCCTCTCTTATCTTTTTCCTAGGCACTTTAAAATGATAGTGTGCAGCGTAAAGCGCCGCAGGTATCACTCCTGCCGAACCAAGAGTGGGAGCCGTCACAACTTTGTGGTAAGAAGCATTCTCTTCAGCCGCCGCTATTGCATATGAGCTTAACAGGGCTATGAACCTGCCGGGAAGATGCTCCGGAGCATTATGCCGGCCATAAAGCGATTTTGCTTTTTTTTGAAGCCCTATCGGCCCGTCAAGCACACCCTCGCTCTTTAAGCCCCGTTCAACGCTGTCAAGCATTACATCGATAATGGTATCCAGCTTCTTTTCTATCTCTTCCTTATTCAACCCCGCTACAGCCTGCTCGTTCTCGAGCATTACGGCGGCAAGGCCCTTTTTTTTCTCCTCGCAAAGGGCAATGAATTCCTTCATATTGGAGTATTTGTGGACGGGACCGGCGCCTCCTGCATGCGGCTGCCCCTTCCATTTGATAAAGCCGCCGCCTGTTGAATAATACTCTTTTTCAAAGACCGGCTTTCCTTTTGAAAGGAGTTTAAAAACAAGCGTGTTCTGGAAAGGAAAAGAATGTTCTACCGCGTCAAAAATGATGTCTTTTGGAGTAAAGTTAACCTGGGACTGCCCTATTTTCATGGCATAGGTCTTGTCCCCGGCTTTTCTGAGTTTTTCTATTATATCCGGGTCGCAGGTATCCGGAGCCTGCCCTATAAGGCCCGCGGTCGCAGCAAAATCGGTGGCATGCCCCTTTCCCGTGGCGCTTAAAGAGCCGAACAGATGGACCTCAAGCTTATCGACCGAGGATGCTGCTTCTTTAGGCAGTTCCTGGATGCTTTTTACAAAGTCCGCAGCCGCCCTCATCGGGGCTATCGTGTGCGAACTGGACGGGCCGGGGCCTATCTTGAACAGTTCAAAAATAGAGAGGCTTATCGGTTCTTTCATAGTTTCCTCACATCAGGTTTATTATAATGCTGCCCATAACGGTAAGGAACACATTGGCAAAAGCAAAAGGAGCGGCAAAGCCAAGCGACATCACCTTGCTCTGGGCATCCTCCTGGAGAGCAGCAAGCGCCGGAGGAATAACGCGCGAGCCCATAAGCCCTCCCAAAAGCAGGACGGGGTTCATCTTGAGAATGTACCTGCCGAACACCACGCCAAGAAGTATGGGAACTATCGCAAGCACGATCCCCGACAAAAAAACCGAAAGGCCGTTGGC from Candidatus Margulisiibacteriota bacterium harbors:
- a CDS encoding serine dehydratase beta chain, with translation MKEPISLSIFELFKIGPGPSSSHTIAPMRAAADFVKSIQELPKEAASSVDKLEVHLFGSLSATGKGHATDFAATAGLIGQAPDTCDPDIIEKLRKAGDKTYAMKIGQSQVNFTPKDIIFDAVEHSFPFQNTLVFKLLSKGKPVFEKEYYSTGGGFIKWKGQPHAGGAGPVHKYSNMKEFIALCEEKKKGLAAVMLENEQAVAGLNKEEIEKKLDTIIDVMLDSVERGLKSEGVLDGPIGLQKKAKSLYGRHNAPEHLPGRFIALLSSYAIAAAEENASYHKVVTAPTLGSAGVIPAALYAAHYHFKVPRKKIREAMLAAALIGFICKQNASLAGAEVGCQGEIGVATAMAAALAA